One region of Emys orbicularis isolate rEmyOrb1 chromosome 4, rEmyOrb1.hap1, whole genome shotgun sequence genomic DNA includes:
- the TMEM81 gene encoding transmembrane protein 81, which produces MKTLENSFICGTLAFGFYLPLLAASLETVTIPEQLKSAVAKVLVSTTSCSVTCGLGFKVEEICQIDPRGKRSHCNFRRSDCLTNWICGLLHFTVPTGKPFKLSCLTSEMIGVGSQAFIYTWRLARGIITTDDLLFKPFKTPSYVIKLSPAKESDAGTYRCDVQLMKTFKLVKRIYFGLRVIPNDLVDLNFQKSLTLEQKLAANEKEGNQQNGTSVVVQWHQQSWQRRALLVFLIGIGSGVAGGVLVGTVLYLLLEARRKNRATEE; this is translated from the coding sequence ATGAAGACCTTGGAAAACAGCTTTATCTGTGGGACATTAGCTTTTGGTTTCTATCTGCCTTTGTTGGCAGCTTCCCTTGAGACAGTTACCATCCCAGAGCAGCTGAAGTCAGCAGTTGCTAAGGTCTTGGTCAGCACCACATCCTGCAGTGTCACCTGTGGCCTGGGCTTCAAGGTGGAGGAGATATGTCAGATTGATCCGCGTGGGAAAAGGAGTCATTGTAACTTCCGCAGGTCAGACTGCTTGACCAACTGGATCTGTGGGTTACTCCATTTCACTGTCCCCACTGGCAAACCATTTAAGCTCAGCTGCCTGACCTCTGAGATGATTGGTGTTGGCAGCCAGGCCTTTATCTACACCTGGAGGCTTGCCAGAGGCATAATCACCACAGATGATCTGCTTTTCAAACCTTTCAAGACCCCAAGCTATGTCATCAAACTTTCCCCTGCCAAAGAATCTGATGCAGGGACTTACAGGTGTGATGTGCAGCTGATGAAGACATTCAAGCTTGTCAAGAGAATCTACTTTGGGCTTCGAGTGATCCCTAATGACTTAGTGGATCTGAACTTTCAAAAATCCTTGACTCTGGAACAGAAACTAGCAGCAAATGAAAAGGAAGGAAACCAACAGAATGGTACCAGCGTTGTAGTACAATGGCATCAGCAGTCTTGGCAAAGAAGGGCCTTGTTGGTGTTCCTGATAGGAATTGGAAGTGGGGTAGCAGGAGGTGTGTTGGTGGGCACAGTTCTCTACCTTTTGCTGGAGGCTCGCAGGAAAAATAGAGCCACAGAGGAGTGA